A genomic segment from Polyangium mundeleinium encodes:
- a CDS encoding transposase — translation MANFLSEEKRLRVLAALVEGNSERAIERMTGVQQKTIGRFALSLGEGAVNLHNRLARGLHCPLVTVDEIWSYVAKKQARVTPEDGPDVGEAYTFVALDASSRFVIGWHVGKRDQASTDIFMQDIRARLVVMPAMTSDGFAPYISAIGASFGLGVDYAQTVKNYSKRGRRDDDHRYEPPRLDGGGFITKRAIFGAPNLDRASTAYVERNNATMRHHIGRMRRLCLAFSKRLDRHRAAVALNYAWYNLGTVVKTLRVTPAMQLGLTDHVWTLEEFQAALLTAGLCEPPERQPLAPRVPEGPARELPNGRGFLRVVGGGKASAERHHVEPPPVTPAPVVVPVEPVADPTGQLDLFAWRPKAPPIGQLPLFPGFDDPKGGE, via the coding sequence ATGGCGAACTTCCTTTCCGAAGAGAAGCGTCTCCGCGTGCTTGCGGCGCTCGTAGAGGGCAACTCCGAGCGGGCGATCGAGCGCATGACCGGCGTCCAGCAGAAGACGATCGGACGGTTCGCGCTCTCCCTTGGCGAGGGCGCGGTGAACCTGCACAACCGGCTCGCGCGGGGCCTGCATTGCCCCCTCGTGACCGTCGATGAGATTTGGAGCTACGTCGCGAAGAAGCAGGCGCGCGTCACGCCCGAAGACGGCCCTGACGTCGGGGAGGCGTACACGTTCGTTGCCCTCGATGCGTCGAGCCGCTTCGTCATCGGCTGGCACGTCGGGAAGCGCGACCAGGCATCGACCGACATCTTCATGCAGGACATCCGCGCTCGGCTGGTCGTGATGCCCGCCATGACCTCGGACGGCTTCGCGCCCTACATCAGCGCGATCGGCGCGTCCTTCGGACTGGGCGTCGATTACGCGCAGACCGTCAAGAACTACTCGAAACGCGGGCGGCGCGACGACGACCATCGTTATGAACCGCCGCGCCTGGACGGCGGCGGGTTCATCACGAAGCGGGCGATCTTCGGGGCCCCGAACCTGGATCGCGCGAGCACGGCCTACGTGGAGCGCAACAACGCCACGATGCGCCACCACATCGGCCGCATGCGTCGGCTCTGCCTCGCGTTCAGCAAGCGCCTCGACCGCCACCGGGCCGCCGTCGCGCTCAATTACGCCTGGTACAACCTCGGGACGGTCGTGAAGACCCTCCGCGTGACGCCAGCGATGCAGCTCGGCTTGACCGACCACGTGTGGACGCTCGAAGAGTTCCAGGCCGCGCTCCTCACCGCCGGCCTGTGTGAGCCTCCGGAGCGTCAGCCCCTCGCGCCGCGCGTGCCTGAAGGGCCGGCCCGGGAGCTTCCGAACGGCCGTGGCTTCCTTCGCGTCGTGGGGGGCGGGAAGGCATCGGCAGAGCGTCACCACGTCGAACCCCCTCCGGTCACGCCCGCGCCCGTTGTGGTACCTGTCGAGCCCGTCGCCGATCCGACCGGGCAGCTTGACCTGTTCGCGTGGCGCCCGAAGGCTCCCCCGATAGGACAGCTCCCCCTGTTCCCCGGGTTCGATGACCCGAAAGGAGGGGAGTAG
- the dusB gene encoding tRNA dihydrouridine synthase DusB, which produces MPSDRTLFQKLFSSRPVILAPMEDVSDAVFRKLCRELDAGLCVTEFVNVEGLLRGCRNARRKITLAPDDQPTAIQIYGSDPDRLAEAAEIAAAAGPSFLDINCGCWVPKIAGRGAGAGWLRNPTAMVEMAAMVVQRVSMPVTVKTRIGWGPESEMPIVELAKRLEGAGVSALTIHCRTAQMGHSGAADWSWAARARSVVSIPVIVNGDIKSAEDAQRALAETGCEGVMVGRRAIEHPWIFREAKALLEEGRLIDPPTPEERIALCKKHLVMNTEERGEPHGVRVTRRHLAGYLHGLPGAAALRRALNACDSLEGCLAILDEALSRRAA; this is translated from the coding sequence GTGCCCTCCGACCGAACGCTTTTTCAGAAGCTCTTCTCCTCTCGGCCCGTGATCCTCGCGCCGATGGAGGACGTCTCCGACGCCGTCTTCCGCAAGCTCTGCCGCGAGCTCGACGCCGGGCTCTGCGTGACGGAGTTCGTGAACGTCGAGGGCCTCTTGCGCGGCTGCCGCAACGCGCGCCGAAAGATCACGCTCGCCCCCGACGATCAGCCGACCGCCATCCAGATCTACGGCTCGGATCCCGACCGCCTCGCCGAGGCCGCCGAGATCGCCGCGGCCGCGGGCCCCTCGTTCCTCGACATCAACTGCGGCTGCTGGGTGCCGAAGATCGCGGGCCGCGGCGCGGGCGCGGGCTGGCTCCGGAACCCGACCGCGATGGTCGAGATGGCGGCGATGGTCGTGCAACGCGTGTCCATGCCGGTGACGGTGAAGACGCGGATCGGCTGGGGCCCCGAGTCGGAGATGCCGATCGTGGAGCTCGCGAAGCGGCTCGAAGGCGCGGGCGTCTCGGCGTTGACCATCCATTGCCGGACGGCGCAGATGGGCCACTCGGGGGCGGCGGACTGGTCCTGGGCGGCGCGCGCGCGGAGCGTGGTCAGCATTCCGGTGATCGTGAACGGCGACATCAAGAGCGCGGAGGACGCACAGCGCGCGCTCGCGGAGACGGGCTGCGAGGGCGTGATGGTGGGCCGGCGGGCGATCGAGCACCCGTGGATCTTCCGCGAGGCGAAGGCGCTGCTCGAAGAGGGCCGGTTGATCGATCCGCCGACGCCGGAGGAGCGGATCGCGCTCTGCAAGAAGCACCTCGTGATGAACACGGAGGAGCGCGGCGAGCCGCACGGCGTACGCGTGACCCGGCGGCACCTCGCGGGGTACCTGCACGGGCTGCCGGGCGCGGCGGCGCTCCGGCGCGCGCTGAATGCGTGCGACTCGCTGGAAGGGTGCCTCGCAATCCTGGACGAGGCGCTCTCGCGACGAGCGGCCTGA
- a CDS encoding helicase-related protein: MTGLRVLFRRQEEGQTWALLSRRDEFGFEDLDLLRPPGRFWADGDLSRADRFDPVLQIESRRVRAVPTPAALLAEKPDDSWMAMTRRSLARLLAWFLIVEDPQRRLEAQAIVTLAHQASVVQHILQQPSLRRVLLADEVGLGKTVEAGLLIKQVLAQNPGARVLYLSPARLVRNVRSEFEKLGLSSFRLWIASADRDAKLTDPHVVASIHRACHKGRIDEVLAAPPWDMIVVDECHHLSDWAPGGGSPVAQYKLVERLAERLSEKGRLLLMSGTPHQGHGDRFQNLLRLLRAKKEPESQLAGRVIYRTKEDVRDWDDQPLFPSRQVNPVCVVDLGRDHQHWLTEIHRFFEPGRAERGDNSAQRRAAGWRAGQALQWATSSVQAGLGYLVRQAVRANCKPETLPGLEAALAAIRPYRRGSASEPTRELFARIAGEVRQQIEDADVEDIEDLSDEAKWRPDLGHLSELLEDGVRLLRATGDAKWNRLYEKILAPAGDEKVVLFAQPIETVTAVAAYLERRTGERPALILGGQSEEERAAEVERFCQESGPQYLVSSRAGGEGLNLQVARRLVHLDVPWNPMELEQRIGRVHRFLSRRTILVDTLVVKDSREVDTYDYARQKLRIIAKTMGTEDRFEALFGRVMSLVPPEELSDILGQGPVGPLSPDEQARLTTLVTEGYHQWKRFHDRYSQQQKQIRALDPGEATWSDLATFSRTYLGATTAEGFSSLRFLRQDEEVVEASQTAEVLSIEGTLYACGDHGGMPVTRDDGTKAERFGLNVAAVAKALRAQAFPTALTGAAHVRWPEDEPRPHEGTFGVLVLVRQSVRREQGATAEQGATLHCVVVSGAGDVRTVEPGAKGTLLRALGRGTVRREPEEAPALVAAMQRAEAALFQELRPPNEADLEANIRHAVTPLLAAIVS; the protein is encoded by the coding sequence GTGACGGGCCTGCGCGTTCTCTTCCGCAGGCAGGAGGAAGGCCAGACCTGGGCCCTGCTCAGCCGGCGCGACGAGTTCGGCTTCGAGGACCTCGACCTCCTGCGCCCGCCGGGCCGGTTCTGGGCGGACGGCGATCTTTCTCGGGCCGACCGTTTCGACCCGGTTTTGCAGATCGAGTCGCGGCGCGTTCGTGCCGTTCCCACGCCCGCGGCGCTGCTCGCCGAAAAACCGGACGATAGCTGGATGGCGATGACCCGACGCAGCCTGGCCCGGCTGCTCGCGTGGTTCCTCATCGTCGAGGATCCGCAACGAAGGCTCGAGGCGCAGGCGATCGTGACGCTCGCGCACCAGGCGAGCGTCGTGCAGCACATCCTGCAACAACCTTCGCTCCGGCGTGTGCTGCTCGCCGACGAGGTAGGCCTCGGCAAGACGGTGGAGGCAGGGCTGCTCATCAAGCAGGTCCTCGCCCAGAACCCCGGCGCTCGTGTCCTCTACCTTTCTCCCGCGCGCCTCGTGCGCAACGTGCGGAGCGAGTTTGAAAAGCTTGGCCTCTCCTCCTTCCGCCTCTGGATCGCCAGCGCGGACCGGGACGCCAAGCTCACGGACCCTCATGTCGTCGCCAGCATCCACCGCGCATGCCACAAAGGCCGCATCGACGAGGTCCTCGCTGCACCCCCCTGGGACATGATCGTGGTCGACGAGTGTCACCACCTCTCGGATTGGGCGCCCGGCGGCGGAAGTCCGGTGGCGCAATACAAGCTCGTGGAGAGGCTGGCCGAGCGGCTCAGCGAGAAGGGTCGCCTTCTGCTCATGAGTGGCACGCCTCACCAGGGGCACGGCGACCGCTTCCAGAACCTCCTGCGATTGCTGCGCGCGAAAAAGGAGCCCGAGTCGCAGCTCGCCGGGCGCGTCATTTACCGGACCAAAGAGGACGTGCGCGACTGGGACGACCAGCCGCTCTTCCCGAGCCGGCAGGTGAACCCTGTGTGCGTCGTGGATCTCGGCCGCGACCACCAGCATTGGCTCACGGAGATCCACCGGTTCTTCGAGCCCGGCCGCGCGGAGCGAGGAGACAACTCGGCGCAGCGCCGCGCGGCGGGCTGGCGCGCGGGGCAAGCGCTGCAATGGGCCACGTCGAGCGTGCAGGCGGGCCTCGGGTATCTGGTGCGTCAGGCCGTACGCGCGAACTGCAAGCCCGAGACGCTCCCCGGGCTCGAAGCGGCGCTCGCAGCCATCCGGCCCTATCGCCGGGGCTCCGCTTCCGAGCCCACGCGCGAGCTCTTCGCCCGCATCGCTGGGGAGGTGCGGCAACAGATCGAGGACGCAGACGTCGAGGACATCGAAGACCTCTCGGACGAGGCGAAATGGCGCCCGGACCTCGGGCACCTGAGCGAGCTGCTCGAGGACGGCGTGAGGCTGCTCCGCGCCACGGGCGACGCCAAATGGAATCGCTTGTACGAGAAAATCCTCGCGCCTGCGGGCGACGAGAAGGTCGTCCTTTTCGCGCAGCCGATCGAGACCGTGACCGCCGTGGCGGCCTATCTCGAGCGGCGCACCGGCGAGCGCCCCGCGCTCATCCTCGGTGGCCAGTCCGAAGAAGAGCGCGCCGCCGAGGTCGAACGATTCTGTCAGGAGAGCGGCCCGCAATACCTGGTCTCGTCGCGCGCGGGCGGCGAGGGCTTGAACCTGCAGGTCGCGCGCCGGCTGGTGCACCTCGACGTGCCCTGGAACCCGATGGAGCTCGAGCAGCGCATCGGCCGCGTTCACCGATTCCTTTCCAGGCGGACCATCCTCGTCGATACGCTGGTCGTGAAGGACAGCCGGGAGGTGGATACCTACGATTACGCCCGCCAGAAGCTGCGCATCATCGCGAAAACGATGGGCACCGAGGACCGCTTCGAGGCGCTCTTCGGGCGGGTGATGTCACTTGTGCCCCCGGAGGAGCTATCGGACATCCTCGGCCAGGGTCCGGTGGGCCCTCTCTCTCCGGACGAGCAGGCGCGCCTCACGACGCTCGTGACCGAGGGATATCACCAGTGGAAACGATTCCACGATCGTTATTCACAACAGCAAAAGCAGATTCGTGCGCTCGATCCCGGGGAGGCGACGTGGAGTGACCTCGCGACATTCTCCCGGACGTATCTCGGCGCGACGACAGCCGAGGGGTTCTCGTCGCTCCGGTTCCTCAGGCAGGACGAGGAGGTGGTCGAGGCGTCGCAAACGGCCGAGGTGTTATCGATCGAGGGGACGCTCTACGCGTGTGGTGACCACGGCGGGATGCCGGTGACGCGGGACGACGGGACCAAAGCCGAGCGGTTCGGCCTGAACGTGGCCGCGGTAGCGAAGGCGCTGCGCGCACAGGCGTTCCCGACGGCGCTCACGGGAGCGGCGCACGTGCGCTGGCCCGAAGACGAACCGAGGCCCCACGAGGGTACGTTCGGGGTGCTCGTCCTGGTTCGGCAATCGGTGCGCAGGGAGCAGGGCGCGACCGCGGAGCAAGGGGCGACGCTGCACTGCGTGGTGGTGAGCGGGGCGGGCGATGTTCGGACGGTGGAGCCGGGAGCCAAAGGCACGCTGCTGCGAGCCCTCGGACGCGGGACGGTGCGACGCGAACCTGAAGAGGCGCCGGCACTCGTCGCGGCCATGCAGAGGGCCGAGGCGGCGCTGTTCCAGGAGCTGCGGCCGCCGAACGAAGCGGATCTCGAAGCCAACATCCGGCACGCCGTGACGCCCCTCCTGGCGGCCATCGTCTCCTAA
- a CDS encoding prohibitin family protein has protein sequence MATVRPFSTPPPANLVKRIALAAVGLAILAIALSSCVTRVDAGHVGIKVKLAGDERGVDKSPTVQGWVFFNPLTEQIILFPTSVQNIVWTKDPHESNARDSSITFSSQEGVNINADVGLSFHIEPSLAPKLYGRFRKSDLMDLANGYVRNAMRESFNMQASQMPVQEIYGAGKGKLVENVAQRMQEQLGKDGFVIDQLTINGALRLPENVANAINRAMEATQQAIQAENRVRQVRAEAEQAVTQAEGQAKAARARAQGEADAKLITAKAEARSNLILKYSMTPSVLQYRALERWNGRLPVMNGGGAMPMLTFDASKLGKGGDDDEKKLLELLGQEEEMERKEAERAKDEKDGKADAAKAPDGAAPPAPAAPAEQPKK, from the coding sequence ATGGCAACCGTCCGCCCCTTCTCGACCCCGCCTCCTGCAAACCTCGTCAAACGCATCGCCCTCGCGGCCGTCGGGCTCGCGATCCTGGCGATCGCCCTCTCGTCGTGTGTCACGCGTGTCGACGCGGGGCACGTCGGCATCAAGGTCAAGCTCGCGGGCGACGAACGCGGCGTCGACAAGAGCCCCACGGTGCAGGGCTGGGTGTTCTTCAATCCGCTGACGGAGCAGATCATCCTGTTCCCGACGAGCGTGCAGAACATCGTCTGGACGAAGGATCCTCACGAGAGCAACGCGCGCGACAGCTCGATCACGTTCTCCTCGCAGGAAGGCGTGAACATCAACGCCGACGTCGGGCTCTCGTTCCACATCGAGCCCTCGCTCGCGCCGAAGCTCTACGGTCGGTTCCGCAAGTCGGACCTGATGGATCTCGCGAACGGCTACGTGCGCAACGCGATGCGCGAGAGCTTCAACATGCAGGCCTCGCAGATGCCGGTGCAGGAGATCTACGGCGCGGGCAAGGGCAAGCTCGTGGAGAACGTCGCGCAGCGCATGCAGGAGCAGCTCGGCAAGGACGGGTTCGTGATCGATCAGCTCACGATCAACGGCGCGCTTCGGCTGCCGGAGAACGTGGCGAACGCGATCAACCGGGCGATGGAGGCGACGCAGCAGGCGATCCAGGCGGAGAACCGGGTGCGTCAGGTACGGGCGGAGGCGGAGCAGGCCGTCACGCAGGCCGAGGGGCAGGCGAAGGCGGCGCGGGCGCGCGCGCAGGGCGAGGCGGACGCGAAGCTCATCACGGCCAAGGCCGAGGCGAGGTCGAACCTGATCCTCAAGTACTCGATGACGCCGTCGGTGCTTCAGTACCGCGCGCTCGAGCGCTGGAACGGCCGGCTGCCCGTGATGAACGGCGGCGGCGCGATGCCGATGCTCACGTTCGACGCCTCGAAGCTCGGCAAGGGCGGCGACGACGACGAGAAGAAGCTGCTCGAGCTGCTCGGTCAGGAAGAGGAGATGGAGCGCAAGGAGGCCGAGCGCGCGAAGGACGAGAAGGACGGCAAGGCCGACGCGGCGAAGGCGCCCGATGGCGCGGCGCCTCCCGCTCCCGCCGCGCCCGCCGAACAACCGAAGAAGTGA
- a CDS encoding dynamin family protein — MSDLEPHIDRLLAWYTTKARPFLEQHAPLSLESIDKRKSDVEKLSRSVDDEVAVCFLGDAGVGKSTLLNAIVSPDVNVLPHGGIGPLTAQATAVRYAENPYFRATYLSKSALNRILFALARTHELAQKRAERASLSAELGQELDEEDRREAESALPVQEADAPAENGKLDAYKKQVRLLIQGRQEGELDLPYLIEGLCAALGQKPRFGLTIADADATRIERIRQCLRVATGDGVHRERRADGDRKGFLAELREHASGFLAPLIKSLEVGWNSEALRGGLVLVDLPGVGVANDEYRKVTSEWVRTHAQAVVLVVGNRGVTEASAELLRSTGFLARMLHDSHDPSAKLASLSVAVVKVDEIAESDWLQEKSVDPETARKWNVHFRENCERAVHLAQQQMRAQLDKLVADGPQATIDERREAVARILETMQVHAVSAPQYRLFKKDDDEAPPRIKSAEESRMPELVTSLQKVAKDHRGLRKERAKAAAADFQKRVFTVIDLVRAQWEENARAEKEAQELREELETFLAPKQRELDARQGAFREFLRESIPKEIEARIAEAALAAQVDIGKQLRTLGDMHWATLRATVRKGGAHETRSGKHVDLPNHLATRFEEPVASVWSKHILTELRKRTKELGADYVGMVGEVVAWARGQEARVKPRIVEALHESLDAQTKELATVGKDAVDDLKNKVRNELHGKLIKKVRQSCEKFVEEKKDVGPGVKQRILDHFRDELAETVVEGARPVATKVLLSNYKEVQQEIGERLSVYRNPLEAARDAIVQSHEDGVRRSDAQKRRRVLEEIEAILAEVPRGDA, encoded by the coding sequence ATGTCGGATCTCGAGCCGCACATCGATCGACTCCTCGCCTGGTACACGACGAAGGCTCGGCCCTTCCTCGAGCAGCACGCACCGCTGAGCCTCGAGTCCATCGACAAGCGCAAATCCGACGTCGAGAAGCTCTCACGCTCCGTCGACGACGAGGTTGCCGTCTGCTTCCTCGGCGACGCGGGCGTTGGCAAGAGCACGCTCCTCAACGCCATCGTGTCGCCGGACGTCAACGTCCTTCCTCACGGGGGTATCGGTCCTCTCACCGCCCAAGCGACCGCTGTACGCTACGCGGAAAACCCCTACTTCCGCGCCACCTACCTCTCGAAGTCCGCGCTGAACCGCATCCTCTTCGCCCTCGCCCGCACGCACGAGCTCGCGCAGAAGCGCGCCGAACGTGCGAGCCTCTCTGCGGAGCTCGGGCAAGAGCTCGACGAGGAAGACCGACGGGAGGCCGAGTCCGCCCTGCCCGTCCAGGAGGCCGACGCCCCCGCGGAGAACGGCAAGCTCGACGCGTACAAGAAGCAGGTCCGCCTGCTCATCCAGGGCAGGCAGGAGGGCGAGCTCGATCTGCCCTACCTCATCGAGGGCCTGTGCGCGGCTCTCGGGCAGAAGCCACGCTTCGGGCTCACGATCGCGGACGCGGACGCGACACGCATCGAGCGGATCCGGCAGTGCCTCCGGGTCGCGACGGGGGACGGCGTCCACCGCGAACGGCGCGCCGACGGCGACCGGAAGGGTTTTCTCGCCGAGCTGCGCGAACACGCCTCCGGCTTCCTCGCTCCCCTCATCAAGAGCCTCGAGGTCGGCTGGAACAGCGAGGCCCTCCGGGGCGGGCTCGTGCTCGTCGATCTGCCGGGCGTGGGGGTGGCGAACGACGAGTACCGCAAGGTGACGTCGGAGTGGGTCCGCACGCACGCGCAGGCCGTGGTCCTGGTCGTCGGCAACCGCGGTGTGACGGAGGCCAGCGCCGAGCTGCTGCGCTCGACGGGTTTTCTCGCGCGCATGCTGCACGACAGCCACGACCCGAGCGCGAAGCTCGCCTCGCTCTCCGTGGCCGTGGTGAAGGTCGACGAGATCGCCGAAAGCGACTGGCTGCAAGAGAAGTCCGTCGACCCGGAGACGGCTCGCAAATGGAACGTGCATTTCCGCGAGAACTGCGAGCGCGCGGTGCACCTCGCGCAGCAGCAGATGCGGGCGCAGCTCGACAAGCTCGTCGCCGACGGTCCGCAGGCGACCATCGACGAGCGACGTGAGGCCGTGGCCCGGATCCTCGAGACGATGCAGGTGCACGCCGTCTCGGCCCCGCAGTACCGGCTCTTCAAGAAGGACGACGACGAGGCGCCGCCCCGCATCAAGAGCGCAGAAGAGTCGCGGATGCCGGAGCTCGTGACGTCGCTGCAGAAGGTGGCCAAGGACCATCGGGGTCTCCGCAAGGAGCGCGCGAAGGCCGCCGCGGCCGACTTCCAGAAGCGCGTGTTCACGGTGATCGACCTCGTGCGGGCGCAATGGGAGGAGAACGCGCGTGCGGAGAAGGAGGCGCAGGAGCTCCGCGAGGAGCTCGAGACGTTTCTCGCGCCCAAGCAGCGCGAGCTCGACGCGCGCCAAGGCGCGTTCCGCGAGTTCCTCCGCGAGAGCATCCCGAAGGAGATCGAAGCGCGGATAGCGGAGGCGGCCTTGGCTGCGCAGGTCGACATAGGAAAGCAACTCCGCACGCTCGGGGACATGCATTGGGCCACGCTTCGGGCGACGGTGCGTAAAGGCGGCGCCCACGAGACCCGGAGCGGCAAGCACGTCGACCTGCCGAATCATCTGGCCACGCGATTCGAAGAACCCGTGGCGTCGGTATGGTCGAAACACATCCTCACGGAGCTGCGGAAGCGCACCAAGGAGCTCGGCGCGGATTACGTGGGGATGGTCGGCGAGGTGGTCGCGTGGGCACGCGGACAAGAGGCCCGCGTGAAGCCGCGTATCGTCGAGGCGCTGCACGAGAGCCTCGACGCGCAGACGAAGGAGCTCGCCACGGTCGGCAAGGACGCGGTGGACGACCTGAAGAACAAGGTGCGCAACGAGCTCCACGGGAAGCTCATCAAGAAGGTGCGCCAGAGTTGCGAGAAGTTCGTCGAGGAAAAGAAGGACGTCGGGCCCGGCGTCAAGCAGCGAATCCTGGACCATTTCCGCGACGAGCTGGCCGAGACCGTCGTGGAGGGGGCGCGGCCCGTCGCCACGAAGGTCCTCTTGAGCAACTACAAGGAGGTCCAGCAGGAGATCGGCGAGCGGCTCTCCGTGTATCGAAACCCGCTGGAGGCTGCGCGTGACGCGATCGTGCAATCGCACGAGGACGGCGTCCGCAGGAGCGACGCGCAGAAGCGCCGCCGTGTTCTCGAAGAAATCGAGGCGATCCTCGCCGAGGTCCCCCGGGGGGACGCGTGA
- a CDS encoding DUF2330 domain-containing protein, translated as MRLGFVVPVLAATLLASLTATEDAAACGGCFVPPSQSTVVSAHRMALSISPKQTVLWDQIQYNGDPKSFAWVLPVKPGAVIETSTDAWFDTLDAATTTQIFQASVDCGNSGGSGFGCSDALAGRAFSAAEDGSNGGGGPSVTVVHRGTVGPYQTVTLSTDTPGALNGWLDSAGYTIDPSTQPVIDAYAAEKFDFIAIKLLPDKDVAAMTPVRVVQPGASATLPLRMVAIGTGANVAITLFMITEGRWEAKNFNNVVAPVDLLSWDFKTQASNYGELRTKVLEQNGGASWLTAFAFQGGLFSQLPGLFSFQGFRTYTTGGNGSFADSIAAAYVQQGLANGETTDGACSASFANVSKSGVMVSNPCPAGVPLDDPSCGEVGSGEIDARTLSCGPLDDLAVAMNGLHPKDVWLTRLEANLPRAALDNDLVLEPAALQETVDNMHQARIGTNVDVFCGDGSAAPVPGAGKKTGGDGRGPLVVGFGMALAAIAVAARRRLGATRA; from the coding sequence ATGCGACTCGGCTTCGTCGTCCCGGTCCTCGCCGCCACGCTTCTCGCTTCTCTCACTGCGACCGAGGACGCCGCGGCGTGTGGGGGATGTTTCGTTCCGCCGAGCCAGAGCACCGTTGTCTCGGCGCATCGCATGGCGCTCTCGATCTCGCCGAAGCAAACGGTGCTCTGGGATCAGATCCAGTACAACGGCGACCCGAAGAGCTTCGCGTGGGTCTTGCCGGTCAAGCCGGGCGCGGTGATCGAGACCTCCACCGACGCCTGGTTCGACACGCTCGACGCCGCGACGACCACGCAGATCTTCCAGGCGAGCGTCGACTGCGGCAACAGCGGTGGCAGCGGCTTCGGCTGTAGCGACGCGCTCGCGGGTCGCGCGTTCTCGGCCGCGGAGGATGGCAGCAACGGCGGCGGCGGACCGAGCGTCACGGTCGTCCACCGCGGCACCGTGGGTCCCTATCAGACCGTCACGCTCAGCACGGACACGCCCGGCGCGCTGAATGGATGGCTCGACAGCGCGGGGTACACGATCGATCCCTCGACGCAGCCGGTGATCGACGCCTACGCCGCGGAGAAGTTCGACTTCATCGCGATCAAGCTCCTGCCGGACAAGGACGTGGCGGCGATGACGCCCGTGCGCGTCGTGCAGCCGGGCGCGAGCGCCACGTTGCCCCTGCGCATGGTGGCGATCGGGACCGGCGCGAACGTCGCGATCACGCTCTTCATGATCACCGAGGGCCGCTGGGAGGCGAAGAACTTCAACAACGTCGTGGCGCCGGTCGATCTGCTCTCGTGGGACTTCAAGACGCAGGCGTCGAACTACGGCGAGCTCCGCACGAAGGTGCTCGAACAGAACGGCGGCGCGTCGTGGCTCACGGCGTTCGCGTTCCAGGGCGGCTTGTTCTCGCAGCTCCCTGGTCTCTTCAGCTTCCAGGGGTTCCGCACGTACACGACCGGCGGCAACGGGTCCTTCGCCGACTCGATCGCGGCGGCGTACGTGCAGCAAGGCCTCGCGAACGGCGAGACGACGGACGGCGCGTGCTCGGCGTCCTTCGCGAACGTCAGCAAGAGCGGCGTCATGGTCTCGAACCCGTGCCCCGCGGGCGTGCCGCTCGACGATCCCTCCTGCGGCGAGGTCGGGTCAGGCGAGATCGACGCGCGCACGCTTTCGTGCGGCCCGCTCGACGACCTCGCGGTCGCGATGAACGGCCTGCATCCGAAGGACGTTTGGCTCACGCGGCTCGAAGCGAACCTGCCGCGCGCGGCGCTCGACAATGATCTCGTCCTCGAGCCCGCGGCCTTGCAAGAGACCGTCGACAACATGCATCAGGCGCGCATCGGCACGAACGTGGACGTCTTCTGCGGCGACGGCTCGGCCGCTCCTGTCCCGGGCGCTGGCAAGAAGACCGGCGGCGACGGACGCGGCCCGCTCGTCGTCGGCTTCGGCATGGCGCTCGCCGCGATCGCCGTGGCGGCGCGCCGGCGGCTCGGCGCCACGAGGGCCTGA
- a CDS encoding helix-turn-helix domain-containing protein: protein MHDLSWPGSYGQENDPPCPPEPETPRRRKSGALMLSAEEARHVRVAVRKLRRAFGSFNALAARLNMPANTVRRIANPKGTPPTGTFAIRLAAIAGVSVEVLLGGKLVVTTPIIGRAA, encoded by the coding sequence ATGCACGATCTGTCATGGCCCGGCTCATACGGCCAAGAGAACGATCCGCCCTGCCCGCCCGAACCCGAGACGCCGCGCCGGCGCAAGTCGGGCGCGCTCATGCTCTCCGCGGAGGAGGCGCGCCACGTGCGCGTCGCGGTCCGGAAGCTCCGTCGCGCGTTCGGTAGCTTCAACGCGCTCGCCGCGAGGCTGAACATGCCCGCGAACACCGTCCGTCGCATCGCGAACCCGAAGGGCACGCCGCCCACGGGGACCTTCGCCATCCGCCTGGCCGCCATCGCGGGCGTCTCGGTCGAGGTGCTTCTCGGCGGCAAGCTCGTCGTGACGACGCCGATCATCGGGAGGGCAGCATGA